One stretch of Schlesneria sp. DSM 10557 DNA includes these proteins:
- a CDS encoding FeoB-associated Cys-rich membrane protein, protein MSTAWQMVIVAALVLWAAAILLLRIRRLFGTPASGSCCGGCQGCPAKETDQAQGLVQLQPPPMIKSH, encoded by the coding sequence ATGAGTACAGCCTGGCAAATGGTGATCGTGGCAGCCCTTGTCCTGTGGGCCGCTGCGATCCTCCTGCTCCGCATCCGTCGGCTCTTCGGAACACCCGCCTCCGGCTCCTGCTGCGGAGGCTGCCAGGGCTGCCCGGCAAAAGAGACAGACCAGGCCCAGGGACTCGTTCAGCTTCAGCCTCCGCCGATGATCAAGTCACACTGA
- a CDS encoding phosphoglycerate dehydrogenase, which yields MQKVVCTALGTEGGPHVELLSKAGFQVVDAPRDVNLYNPELLFPYVKDSVAVVAGSEPWPASLIAACPQLRVLARTGVGFDAIDVPACNQHRVIVATTPGVNHHAVAEHTFALLLGVARGFPARDQQVRACTWLRASTPRVMGRTIGIVGLGRIGRAVATRAVGLGMKVVAFDPCSQREFCEQWGIQLASFEDLLRVSDYVTLHLPMGAETKHIMNARTFGLMKPGSVFINTARGLLVDENALIDALKSGHLRGAGLDVFEVEPLPGDSPLLKMENVLLSGHLAGLDDESHHDTLKMSAETIISLSQGGWPTEAIRNLPGVTDWKWSAKG from the coding sequence ATGCAAAAGGTTGTCTGCACAGCGCTCGGTACAGAAGGTGGACCTCATGTCGAACTGCTTTCCAAGGCGGGGTTTCAAGTCGTGGATGCTCCACGTGACGTCAACCTCTACAATCCCGAACTGCTGTTCCCCTACGTGAAAGACAGCGTCGCGGTGGTGGCCGGGTCGGAACCCTGGCCCGCGTCACTGATTGCGGCCTGTCCACAGTTGCGCGTCCTTGCACGGACCGGTGTGGGCTTTGACGCCATCGATGTCCCCGCCTGCAATCAGCATCGTGTCATCGTGGCGACGACGCCCGGAGTGAATCATCACGCCGTCGCAGAACATACGTTCGCCTTGCTGCTGGGCGTGGCACGCGGCTTCCCCGCCCGCGACCAGCAGGTCCGGGCCTGCACCTGGCTCCGTGCGTCGACACCGCGGGTGATGGGACGGACCATCGGCATTGTGGGACTGGGACGAATCGGCCGCGCGGTCGCAACGCGTGCCGTCGGTCTGGGAATGAAAGTGGTCGCATTTGATCCTTGTTCGCAGCGAGAATTCTGTGAACAGTGGGGCATTCAGCTTGCCTCGTTTGAAGACCTGCTGCGCGTCTCTGACTACGTCACCCTGCACCTGCCGATGGGGGCCGAGACGAAACATATCATGAATGCCAGAACCTTCGGCCTGATGAAACCGGGTTCTGTCTTCATCAATACGGCTCGTGGTCTGCTGGTTGATGAGAACGCGTTGATCGACGCTTTGAAGTCGGGTCACCTGCGCGGAGCAGGCCTGGACGTCTTCGAAGTGGAACCGCTGCCGGGAGACAGCCCGTTGCTCAAGATGGAGAATGTCCTGTTGAGTGGTCATCTGGCCGGGCTCGATGACGAATCGCATCACGATACGCTGAAAATGAGTGCCGAAACGATCATTTCGCTGTCTCAGGGAGGCTGGCCCACAGAAGCGATCCGCAATCTTCCCGGCGTCACCGATTGGAAATGGTCTGCCAAGGGCTAA
- a CDS encoding DinB family protein yields the protein MFEHGRALNEFLVNYLENLVRDLEEPDLDLPPFAGLNPPRWILGHLAVNNDYALRIFGGRFQCPKEWHRSYARGTTSSSPTVVDASKELLMERIRSGFAELRQRTEAADPDAMSRPHSIPFLEATPIKTVGQVVTHLLTTHPATHLGQLSAWRRATGRPSVSLGSEGT from the coding sequence ATGTTTGAGCATGGGCGAGCATTGAACGAGTTCCTGGTGAACTACCTCGAGAACCTGGTCCGGGATCTTGAGGAACCCGACCTGGATCTCCCGCCGTTTGCCGGCTTGAATCCCCCCCGCTGGATCCTCGGGCATCTGGCCGTGAACAACGACTACGCCCTGCGGATCTTCGGCGGGCGTTTTCAATGCCCGAAAGAGTGGCACCGGAGTTACGCGCGCGGAACAACCTCCAGTTCTCCGACGGTGGTGGATGCTTCCAAAGAACTGCTGATGGAACGAATCCGCAGCGGGTTTGCAGAACTGCGCCAACGAACTGAAGCGGCAGACCCGGACGCCATGAGCCGACCGCACTCGATCCCGTTCCTGGAAGCGACCCCGATCAAGACGGTTGGCCAGGTGGTCACTCATCTGCTGACGACCCATCCCGCCACGCACCTCGGTCAGCTCTCCGCCTGGCGACGAGCCACCGGACGACCCTCGGTCAGTCTGGGAAGTGAGGGAACATAA
- a CDS encoding right-handed parallel beta-helix repeat-containing protein, producing MKSLVWFTITTVVWLTAPMSASAQSIGAPIPGAPKSIFYVDPVNGSSSGDGSSARPWRTLQEVWDARLINGTDRTSGVVHAGDLIYLLGGNHGNVDIAPWNGSGKVANTDYITITAFPGAVPIIKTLRFTLASKWVVRGITFENPGVFSTRPTLLYAEHSSNLIADGNILQSASDVATWSPADWPNRSADYAIHFNNVRYGTISRNRIKGVHNGIATRGRYLMLSGNQIDYFANDGIQFTSSDTVIRHNLITNHYGLWNDGLHHDAMQGWTSFDETFTTNVLIESNMIINSTGTYLTVPRVPSGDNDEYLQGIVIFDGVWDRLTVINNVVIAAAHHGIGFYGISDSVIANNTVVSQSPKYDSWIGVFQDSRVPQNVVVRNNVADSFSLLQQGVTFDHNLAFDRGFLPWQQNLIPIVDPVTVFQVYQPSRGYFDLRLKAQSPAIGAGSSLSVPKYDVLAVTRNPSRVDIGAYSYTGP from the coding sequence ATGAAGTCTCTGGTCTGGTTCACCATCACTACGGTCGTCTGGCTGACGGCCCCGATGTCCGCATCGGCACAGTCGATTGGAGCGCCCATCCCGGGGGCGCCGAAGAGTATTTTCTACGTCGACCCGGTAAACGGGTCCAGTTCCGGTGACGGATCGTCCGCCCGGCCCTGGCGAACACTCCAGGAAGTCTGGGATGCGCGCCTGATTAACGGGACTGACCGGACTTCCGGCGTAGTCCATGCCGGCGACCTGATTTATCTGCTGGGGGGGAATCACGGCAATGTAGACATCGCTCCCTGGAACGGTAGCGGCAAAGTTGCCAACACAGATTATATCACGATCACCGCGTTTCCCGGCGCGGTCCCGATCATTAAAACTTTGCGGTTCACGCTGGCATCAAAGTGGGTGGTGCGTGGAATCACGTTCGAGAACCCAGGTGTCTTCAGCACTCGTCCCACCCTGCTCTACGCCGAGCACTCATCGAATCTGATTGCCGATGGCAACATCCTCCAGTCCGCCAGCGATGTGGCGACCTGGTCCCCTGCCGACTGGCCCAATCGCAGCGCCGACTACGCGATTCATTTCAACAACGTCCGCTACGGTACGATCAGTCGAAATCGAATTAAGGGAGTTCACAATGGGATTGCAACACGTGGTCGATATCTGATGCTGTCGGGAAATCAGATCGACTACTTCGCCAACGATGGGATTCAATTTACGTCCAGCGACACGGTCATCCGACACAATCTGATCACAAACCACTATGGGCTGTGGAATGACGGATTGCACCATGATGCCATGCAGGGGTGGACTTCATTTGATGAAACCTTCACCACGAACGTTCTGATCGAGAGCAACATGATCATCAACTCCACGGGAACCTATCTGACGGTGCCGCGGGTTCCGTCGGGGGACAATGATGAATACCTCCAGGGGATCGTGATTTTCGACGGGGTGTGGGACCGATTGACGGTGATTAATAACGTCGTCATTGCCGCAGCCCATCACGGTATTGGATTCTACGGAATCTCGGATTCGGTAATTGCTAATAACACCGTCGTGAGCCAGAGCCCGAAGTATGATAGCTGGATCGGGGTATTTCAGGATTCCCGCGTTCCTCAGAACGTGGTAGTTCGTAATAACGTCGCAGATTCATTCTCGCTGCTGCAGCAAGGGGTGACCTTCGACCACAACCTCGCCTTCGACAGAGGTTTTCTTCCGTGGCAGCAGAATCTGATTCCGATCGTTGACCCGGTAACGGTCTTTCAGGTGTACCAGCCGAGTCGAGGCTACTTCGACCTGCGCCTGAAAGCGCAAAGCCCCGCCATCGGTGCCGGCAGTTCGCTGAGTGTGCCGAAATACGACGTGCTGGCGGTCACACGCAATCCGTCCCGTGTCGATATCGGTGCCTACTCCTACACAGGTCCCTAA
- a CDS encoding PQQ-dependent sugar dehydrogenase encodes MNQSDVGSGLVWGFCALLFAVPSFAQEPVHPTAGGVDQSRFEVTVLATGLVQPMELAVARDGAVYFIELGGKLKVLDPVTRHVQFVADLTVTTAQENGLIGIALDPDFERNRWIYLQYSPPDFPGQHISRFTLQDGRLDLASEKVLLRYEEQRKECCHHAGSLHFGPRGELFIATGDNTHPHGDSQGFAPLDERPDRSPYDAQKSSSNTESYNGKILRIRPTPEGGYEIPEGNLFPADGSGGRPEIYVMGCRNPWRISVDSETGFLYWGDVGPDAGSDGPRGPKGYDEINQARRAGNFGWPYFIANNQPYADVDFATGEVGSRFDAAAPRNESPNNTGKVLLPQAEPALLYYPYGASPEFPELETGGRTACAGPVFHFSTAADSLTSFPAEYDRALFIYEWSRHWIKVVHFDENHGVKRIEKLMPHHRFVRPIDLEFGPDGALYLIEYGETWGVNADARLVRIDYVRGNRPPVVKVAAENNFGKQPLRITASSEGTFDKDEGDQLTYEWRVVKPAEPDTAPRIVSTEPNPVITIEEPGIYNVELTVTDSHGAARSATVPSVVGNQRPLLRFMRPRPGDFFDAEEPITYEVVVEDEEDGTNDDRQIDDQQREPLDADSPKRVSLSAVHTEEPFPVAGRVSDESTQGPMGLRRMKGSDCFNCHAVDQKRVGPPLLDIANKYRGLDGALDASVQRVLKGSTGVWGKIPMIPHSQHSPEEVREMVDYIFRLEPKGLVRVYEGFVGEIPVAPEEVQQAGHYRLIASYVDRGWGAIPPLTTSAEILLRPRLVEAETAPLVHGPQILNSGTAGGGKFIGAIDHGHYLKLESVSLERVSQLTFRVASAGAGGRIEIRVDQPDGPLLAATDVEVNGDWERWYNRTVPIQGPEGSHDLYVLFVHPAKAGGLMNLDSIRFER; translated from the coding sequence GTGAATCAGTCTGACGTGGGATCCGGCCTTGTGTGGGGATTTTGTGCGCTACTGTTTGCTGTGCCGTCCTTTGCTCAGGAACCGGTTCACCCAACGGCCGGGGGCGTCGACCAATCCCGGTTCGAGGTGACTGTCCTGGCGACCGGTCTCGTGCAGCCGATGGAACTGGCTGTCGCCAGGGACGGGGCCGTCTACTTCATCGAACTGGGGGGGAAGCTTAAGGTCCTCGATCCCGTGACCCGCCACGTACAATTCGTCGCGGATCTGACTGTGACGACGGCGCAGGAGAACGGCTTGATCGGGATCGCGCTCGACCCCGATTTCGAGCGGAACCGCTGGATCTATCTGCAGTACTCTCCTCCCGACTTCCCCGGCCAGCACATCAGTCGGTTCACGTTGCAGGATGGCCGGCTGGATCTGGCCTCTGAGAAGGTTCTCTTGCGGTATGAAGAACAGCGAAAGGAATGCTGCCACCATGCCGGATCGCTTCATTTCGGACCACGGGGTGAGCTCTTTATCGCAACCGGTGACAACACACATCCACATGGTGATTCTCAAGGGTTCGCTCCACTGGACGAACGGCCCGACCGGTCCCCCTACGACGCTCAGAAATCGTCGTCGAATACCGAGAGCTACAACGGGAAAATCTTGCGGATCCGCCCCACCCCTGAAGGAGGCTACGAGATTCCCGAGGGAAACCTTTTCCCGGCGGACGGATCTGGTGGACGTCCGGAGATCTATGTAATGGGGTGCCGAAACCCCTGGCGCATTTCCGTCGATTCGGAAACCGGATTCCTCTATTGGGGGGATGTGGGACCCGATGCCGGAAGTGACGGACCCCGCGGTCCCAAGGGGTATGACGAAATCAATCAGGCTCGTCGAGCCGGAAACTTCGGCTGGCCCTATTTCATCGCGAATAACCAGCCCTATGCCGACGTCGACTTCGCAACAGGAGAAGTCGGCTCCCGATTTGATGCCGCGGCACCGCGAAACGAGTCCCCCAATAACACGGGAAAAGTTCTGCTTCCGCAGGCAGAACCGGCCCTGCTGTATTATCCCTATGGTGCTTCCCCTGAGTTTCCCGAGCTGGAAACCGGTGGTAGAACCGCTTGCGCCGGACCCGTCTTTCACTTCTCTACGGCAGCGGATTCTCTCACGAGCTTTCCAGCCGAATACGATCGGGCTCTGTTCATTTACGAGTGGTCGCGTCACTGGATCAAGGTGGTCCACTTTGATGAGAACCACGGGGTGAAGCGAATCGAGAAATTGATGCCCCATCACCGGTTCGTCAGGCCGATTGATCTCGAATTTGGACCTGACGGAGCTTTGTATCTCATCGAGTACGGCGAGACCTGGGGTGTCAACGCGGATGCGCGTCTGGTTCGGATCGACTACGTTCGGGGCAATCGCCCTCCTGTTGTTAAAGTCGCCGCCGAAAACAACTTCGGTAAGCAACCCCTCAGGATTACAGCATCGAGTGAGGGGACCTTCGACAAAGATGAAGGCGACCAGTTAACCTATGAATGGCGGGTGGTGAAGCCTGCGGAGCCAGACACGGCTCCGCGAATCGTTTCCACGGAGCCCAACCCCGTCATTACGATCGAGGAACCGGGGATCTACAATGTGGAGTTGACCGTGACGGATTCGCACGGTGCTGCCCGGTCGGCCACGGTTCCCTCCGTCGTGGGAAATCAGCGGCCACTGCTGCGGTTTATGCGGCCTCGTCCTGGTGACTTCTTCGATGCCGAGGAACCGATCACTTACGAAGTTGTGGTCGAGGATGAGGAAGACGGGACCAACGACGACCGGCAAATTGACGACCAGCAGCGTGAGCCGCTGGATGCCGATTCACCCAAACGCGTTTCACTCAGCGCCGTTCATACCGAGGAACCATTCCCCGTGGCGGGTCGAGTCTCTGATGAATCGACTCAAGGACCGATGGGGCTGCGACGGATGAAAGGGAGTGACTGTTTCAACTGCCACGCCGTCGATCAAAAGCGAGTGGGGCCTCCTCTGCTCGACATTGCCAACAAATACCGGGGTCTCGACGGGGCACTCGACGCATCCGTTCAGCGGGTGTTGAAAGGTTCCACGGGAGTCTGGGGCAAAATTCCCATGATCCCCCACTCGCAGCACTCGCCGGAAGAAGTTCGGGAGATGGTTGATTACATCTTTCGTCTGGAGCCCAAGGGGCTGGTGCGAGTGTATGAAGGGTTCGTCGGAGAAATTCCGGTCGCTCCGGAAGAAGTGCAACAGGCGGGGCATTACCGCTTGATCGCCAGCTATGTTGATCGCGGATGGGGAGCCATTCCCCCATTGACGACGTCCGCCGAGATCCTGTTAAGGCCCCGACTGGTTGAGGCAGAGACGGCTCCTCTTGTGCATGGCCCTCAAATCCTGAATTCCGGGACCGCAGGTGGCGGAAAATTTATCGGAGCGATCGACCACGGTCACTACCTGAAGCTGGAAAGCGTATCGCTCGAACGCGTTAGCCAATTGACGTTTCGCGTCGCGTCGGCAGGTGCTGGCGGTCGCATTGAAATCAGGGTCGATCAACCGGATGGACCCTTGCTGGCCGCGACGGATGTGGAGGTCAATGGCGATTGGGAACGATGGTACAACCGAACTGTTCCCATCCAGGGCCCTGAAGGGAGCCACGACCTCTACGTGCTGTTCGTTCATCCTGCCAAAGCGGGAGGGCTCATGAACCTGGATTCGATCCGGTTCGAACGCTGA
- the metW gene encoding methionine biosynthesis protein MetW, with protein MKRYSVLDPTAALTDRLIIDQIGRGSRVIDLGCGDGRLLCRLRDELNCSVQGIELDHREVVEAIAKGMPVIQTDLDQGLKEVPEQSFDYAVLSQTLQQVRHPQDLLREMLRVAKRALILVPNYGHWWIRVQILLHGRAPMTGSLPYDWYNTPNLHFLSMIDFRELCQQMHFKIVHEIPIIRGRAANRAWAANIRADNALYVLEHV; from the coding sequence GTGAAACGATATAGTGTGCTTGATCCAACTGCCGCGTTGACGGATCGACTTATCATCGACCAGATCGGCCGCGGCAGCCGCGTCATCGATCTGGGGTGCGGTGACGGGCGTCTGTTGTGTCGTCTGCGCGATGAATTGAACTGCTCGGTCCAGGGAATCGAACTGGATCACCGCGAAGTCGTTGAAGCCATCGCGAAAGGGATGCCCGTGATTCAGACCGACCTGGATCAGGGACTGAAAGAAGTTCCCGAACAGTCTTTTGACTATGCCGTGCTGAGTCAGACTCTCCAGCAGGTTCGCCATCCCCAGGATCTGCTGCGTGAGATGCTGCGCGTGGCGAAGCGAGCGTTGATTCTCGTCCCCAACTATGGCCACTGGTGGATTCGCGTGCAGATCCTGTTGCATGGTCGGGCGCCGATGACCGGTTCGCTTCCCTATGACTGGTACAATACTCCGAACCTGCACTTCCTTTCGATGATCGACTTCCGCGAACTGTGTCAGCAGATGCACTTCAAGATCGTGCACGAGATCCCGATTATCCGGGGACGCGCTGCCAACCGGGCCTGGGCTGCGAATATTCGTGCTGATAATGCTCTGTATGTGCTGGAGCACGTGTAG
- a CDS encoding homoserine O-acetyltransferase → MGIVETQFTTLFEPPNPLTLESGDQLGPITVAFETYGKLSPEKDNAIFVCHALTGDAHVAGKHSADSRKSGWWDGLVGPGRALDTTKYFVMCANVLGGCQGTTGPSCTNPKTGQPYGLRFPFITVGDIVDVHVALVRSLGIEKLLCVIGGSLGGMQVLDWVSRYPDMARSAVCLASAGKLSAQGIAFNAVGRRAITTDPQFQQGDYYGSVPSKYGDVGPRAGLALARMVAHITYLSEASIERKFGRNLQHSDHLAYDLQSETEFKIESYLHYQGKRFIERFDANSYLYLTRAMDYFDLAQRFGSLREALGRTDARFLITSYHSDWLFPSSQSRELVSALLATRRHVTYLELDSVFGHDSFLLEIKQLEELLTPLLRETYRRYHGAAQ, encoded by the coding sequence GTGGGTATTGTGGAAACGCAATTCACCACGCTCTTTGAACCCCCCAATCCGCTGACGCTCGAAAGCGGTGATCAATTAGGGCCCATCACCGTTGCTTTTGAGACGTACGGGAAACTTTCGCCCGAAAAAGACAACGCGATTTTCGTCTGTCACGCTTTGACAGGGGATGCGCACGTCGCGGGCAAACATTCAGCCGACAGCCGCAAGTCAGGTTGGTGGGATGGACTGGTGGGACCCGGTCGGGCGCTCGATACGACAAAGTATTTCGTCATGTGTGCCAACGTACTGGGGGGATGCCAGGGGACGACGGGTCCGAGTTGTACCAATCCCAAGACCGGTCAACCTTATGGACTTCGGTTTCCCTTTATCACTGTTGGTGACATTGTTGATGTCCATGTGGCGCTGGTGAGAAGCCTCGGGATCGAGAAACTGCTTTGTGTGATCGGGGGCAGTCTTGGCGGCATGCAGGTGCTGGACTGGGTTTCGCGTTACCCCGACATGGCCCGTTCTGCAGTCTGTCTGGCGTCTGCGGGCAAGCTGTCTGCCCAGGGGATTGCTTTCAACGCCGTCGGTCGACGCGCCATCACCACTGACCCTCAGTTCCAGCAGGGTGACTACTACGGCTCGGTCCCTTCAAAATATGGGGATGTCGGTCCGAGAGCAGGACTGGCACTCGCCCGGATGGTGGCACACATCACGTATCTTTCCGAGGCTTCGATTGAACGTAAGTTTGGTCGAAACCTGCAGCACAGTGATCATCTTGCCTACGACCTGCAAAGCGAGACCGAGTTCAAGATCGAGAGCTATCTGCACTATCAGGGAAAACGATTCATCGAGCGATTCGACGCGAACAGCTACCTCTATCTGACCCGGGCCATGGACTACTTTGACCTGGCACAGCGTTTCGGGTCTCTACGAGAGGCACTCGGCCGCACCGATGCGCGGTTCCTCATTACGTCATACCACAGTGACTGGCTGTTCCCTTCGAGCCAGAGCCGGGAACTGGTGAGTGCCCTGCTGGCGACTCGACGTCATGTGACCTATCTCGAACTCGACAGCGTCTTCGGGCATGATTCGTTCCTGCTGGAAATCAAGCAACTCGAAGAACTACTCACTCCCCTGCTGCGAGAGACTTACCGGCGTTATCATGGTGCCGCTCAGTAA